The segment atgccTGGACCGCTCTCTGCTTCCAGTTACCAACACcttgcgttcaaatacggcaaatgcacttatattttgcgtacggtttatgctccttgatcgaaatcacTTACGAAGGCAAAAGTAGACCTGACATAGCTagaatgtgtcgttgaatctgcttactcgtattattgacggcggttgccagagatccctaatttatgaattcatcaaccccttccagttcatctccgtcaaaagtcactccatgcagcgtttcttcacttaacaacgcggttgcggcctcattgacggcctagcgtatccaaccacatccattttcgagtggcaagacagctagctcattgaggaaagcaaagcttcactcagcaagtgcgcgtagttctcagcaacttgcgagttgtctaaatgatcgcatttgaagattattttgaaatcggagctggaattgcacttgaaattttacttaaaattgaacttgaaatagaaactgaaatttaacttagaattaagcatggcattatgctaaaaattgtactttaaattgatattgatgatcaaatgatattggacagtttgaatcaatttcaacttaaatatttactttaaattgaactggaagtaagactttaaattgtccttaaaattaaactaaaagtggaacttgaatttggacttcaaattacacttaaaattggacgcgaagttaaacttaagtttggactaattcagactagaatatataaataggacttgaaattacacatgaaataggacttaatgagacatgaaattgaacttgaaattttacttgaaactaacctgaattggatgtaaaattatactagaaattttacttacaacttcgccagaaattggagttaaatcggacttaaaaaggaacttcgaattggacttgaaataggatttgaaatttaatttaatttttacatcgcccaagaaatccgacttgaaattggatttcaaattgaaattaaagttttattttaaatttgatttaagactggaactaggaatgcatctatttttgcagcGTTAGTATATTTATCGATAAAAATAGCCGCCGTACttttaattaggtacacctcatattttaatttctacgagttcgaggtggtaaactagtttatatacttcgggtcgttgatgacgtcggataacaactgcagcagagaaacacacctcaccattcttgccggaagtcgtgtttactacggattctacaagaccatAAAATTTGATCAACTTCAACCCTGtatcaaatgtaccatgtacaaagcgcaaataagaccgatagtctacgggcacgaaatgtggacaatgctcgacggagacttgaAAGCGCTACAACGGCCATGGCAACGTTTGGACGttgtgtgcttaggatcatctttggtggtgtatgtgagtacggtgtatggagaaaaaacataaaccacaagctggcgcagcttttcggcgaacccagtattcagaaagttgctgaggctggaagggtacaatgggcgagacatgccggaaaacaatcccgtaaaaatgatgtttgcctcgaattcgattggttccaggcgcagaggtacgcagcgtgctcgacggttagaccaaatggactccatttaatggagcaagtcctggaaagtgtgggacattcgagaaattggagacgggcAGCCATGGActgagtttgttggcggaacattgttatgcaggtgaaatcctaatggacatcgcattaggataagcAAGGTTATTAATTAAgataagtattttagtttctctagcttttactatataaaggtatcgatacaaatatcggcgttttagcatcgatactggccggtatcgggacgctcagtatcgatccaaaatatcgatgtatcggcccaaaagtatcgattttttcgatacagatacagtatcgcccaatgctagttTGCAGTATCGAGAGAACATCCTCGTTTCACTGTGTGTAGGTACGGTTTTGTAAATGTAGTGTATTCATCTTCATTGCATCAACCTACTACTTGTCCATTTAGTAGCCGATCAGCAAAATCTATCAGTCAAGTTTTTTGTACGGAAGATAACTGAGCACGGCAGAATGCTCAATTTCGGGCGATTAACAGTGTAGTGGATTTACCTTCGGCTGTCCAATTTTGGTGCTCTTCACAAGGACGATTGTTCCCTCGGACAAAGTAAGTAGATATCTTCGGTTAAATGCAACTAAAATCCATCCGGTATGCAGTCTGCAGATGATTCTGTTTGcgtccatgaaaaaaaaacatcctACAGCTGGAACACGCCAGACATCCGCGCGATTGACCACGTAATACAAAGTATTATCACTTGAATCTTTTTACTGCTTtcgtgttaattttttttttcgtttcgaaCCAGGTTTGTTTTGATAGTAACATCTATAGTTTAAGATTGAAAATACTAACCGCCTAGGCGGAACACAAACACAAAACAAACATTGAACTTCAAAAGGTGAACGTCTTCACTGAATAATTATTGTAGAGCAACTTAATAAAATAATGCGTTCGCAGAAGACGACGACGTCTAGCCTGCCTCTTAGATCGATGAttgttttatgataaaaatgttATTGCTGCCTGTTTTAGTAAGGTTTGTTTGCTTTGTAATTTTATGATTTGCTACTCCAGCTTCTGCCATAGGCCATGAAATGCAAAGCTCATCCGTTTGTATCCAATGCGGCCCATATTTCTTCCAGTGCGTCTGCTACTAGTAGCGCCTGTCAAAGTGTGATAAAGTGCTGCTATCGGGGTGTGTTATCGCTCTCGTTCGTAGATCACGTACTTCTAGTCAATTAGATATTGTACGAATTTGTTTTATACCGAGGGGTGACAGACGACGctgcagaagaaaaaaaaaagttgcattCCAAACTGCGGTTTTGCGAATTCATAATATGTGCGACCTTTGACACGAATGAGTCAAACAGCGAACGGTTTGCGAGCCTTCTTAATTGTTTCGCCTGGAAGCTAAATTTAGAATGTGAAGCAAACAGCTACAAATTGGACGCCAATTAAAGTGACCATTCGCGTACGGTTCCATCGACCCCTCGGAGCACTACAACTTTTATAATATTTGTTAACGTTGCGCTTTCCACACACAGTAGGGTTAGATGCTAGTATTATAGGCCCATCATTGGGGTTGCTTTTATTCTAGGCCAGTTTTGTTGCGCAAAATTAATATCAGTGGAGCAGGCATATATAAGAAGTGCCTTTCCGACGGGATGAGATTACATTGTAAGTTGCGTTTCGAAGATATACCGTTCAGAGTTATCCTTCCGTTCAGCAAGTTACCGTTGATTACAACAGCTTAGGGCTAGGTTCTATCTGGTATCTGATGagtaattttattaattttgggTAAGATTCATAGCTAATGGTTTGTCTAAGCGGTATAATTCATACATTTCGTTTTTCTGATTTCAGAAATTCAACAAAACGATCGGTCACCATCCAGAAGGAAGTCAACATTCGCTCTCTGAAGCCGATTATATGACGTAAGTAGATATTATTTCAAATGCTTGATTTCAATGTCCGAACCAGTACACGTGCTCAGATAAGACAATGAGTTCTAATCGTTACGGCTCTGACATAAAATACTGTTTTCATACGTCTCTTTGAACAAGTTTGCTGAGTCGCGCCtcatataaaacaaaataattgcatGGCAATTCGAATACAAACACttttaaagtttgtttttcGAAAACGTGATTAGCTATCATAGTAGCCAGGTATTTCTATTTTGTTGGAAAACAGTTCCTACGCCCGGCACAGCAGTTCAAGTCTGTCAACGCTTGCTTTTCGCTAGCATAGTTCATTACTGAATTCAGTATCTATATCAAATTAGGTTAATGAAATGAACTACATtgataatttgttattttctcaCCTCCCCCCGTGTCACAGATTTGCTTTACCCGTTCCGCACTCGGATCGCCGCCAAACCTGCTAGACCCAACTAGAACCATCCAGCAGAGCAGCCAATTGCCGCAGCATGATTCAAGGTTACGGCCCCGTAACGCAGGCCCTGCTGGGAACCCTGCTGACCTGGGGACTGACGGCCCTCGGTTCCGCAATGGTGATATTTCTGCGCGGTAACCAGCGCAAATCGTTGGACATCTCGCTGGGATTCGCCGCCGGAGTAATGGTTGCCGCTAGCTTCTGGTCGCTGCTAGCGCCCGCAATCGAACTGGCCGAAAGCTCCAACATGTACGGCAGCAAGGGTGAGTTTGCCTTCATACCGGTGGCAATCGGATTCCTGCTGGGAGGCATTTTCGTCTACGGTACCGATAGAGTTATTTCGTTCCTGGGCATCAACAGCCCGACCATGATGATTGCGCTGACGCACACCAATAAGGACAAGGCAGATATTGCGATTGACGATCAGGTTTCTTCGTTGGAACACGGTAGAAGCTCGTACGCCGGTGTTACTCCCAACCCACAGGACAATTCCCTATCCATCGGAATGGACAGCTTTGCCGATTGTCTGAACGCACAGCACGAAAGCGTATCCAGGAAGCGCAGAAAGGGTTGCGACAATTTGAAGGAACAATCTCTCTACACTAATGCCAACCAAAGCCAGATTGACGCTCAACTGTCTCAGTGGAAAAGAATCATGTTGCTGGTTGTGGCCATTACCGTACATAATATTCCCGAAGGATTGGCCGTTGGTGTAAGTTTTGGTGCCATTGGAACAACTGAGTCGGCGACTTTCGAAGCAGCCCGAAACTTGGCTATCGGCATCGgcattcaaaactttccggaaggACTCGCTGTCAGTCTACCGCTTCATGCAGCCGGATTTAGCCTAGGCAAGAGCTTCTGGTACGGTCAGCTGTCGGGGATGGTTGAACCAATCTTTGGAATTCTTGGTGCCATTGCAGTCAGCATAGCTACTATCATTTTACCCTACGCTCTGTCGTTTGCCGCGGGCGCTATGATTTATATTGTTGCGGATGATATTTTACCGGAGGCACATGCTAGGTAGGTGCAGTTTTAATCCCATTCAGACGCTTCTTATCTTACGTTATTGTGTAATTTTGCAGCGGCAATGGTCAGTTGGCAACCTGGGGAACCGTTGCCGGTTTCGTTGTGATGATGTGCCTCGACGTTGGGCTCGGTTAAATCTCTACTTGATCTGCTGCTTATTACAACCGCATAAACCATTGTGATTCGACTGTTGAAATGTACTTCAATTGCGTAAGTATTACCTGTATTCGTTAGAATTTGCTTAGTAGTGTGAGAGACGAAAAACCAGACAAAAAAGAAGCAACGTCTTTTTAATTCTCTCATGAAATGTGGCATTAAACGTTAGCATGTTGCAATCACCTACAACACACAAACATGAACTGTACATATTGGAAAAAATTCAACGCAAAACGTaacgtttttcctttttattttattcaagttTACTTAGTATACTGTACAAATAAATTTTATGACAAGAGCTAAACGTAATTCAGTTCTAATCTGCTATAGAAATATCACACCAACCGTAAATCATGGTCACTAGCGGGCAACGTGGAGGATACGAATGGGATGCATTGGATCTGCATCGCATCTGTGGCAGAGCTGTTTGCTTCCTTCTAATCAGTTTTGATTGTACAAATACTGAAGATTGCATTTCAATGCAGAGCAGACAGTCCGCAGTCTCACATTACTGTAGAGAGCAATATTTAAACAAGAAACAAAAGATTGTTAAAACTTATGTAAATCTCTCAAAGCATTGATAGATAGATAAATGTAATAGATTTTTAACAAGTCTCTATTCAAATATTGTAATTGGCTTTCCTAGCACGCGATAACTAATTTATGGCACCTTCTAATAAGACCACAATTTCGGAAAAAAGTGGCAGAGTCTCCTTGTCGAGTATGATTCATACCCTTATCATCCCCATCTAAGAGTTCGACGACGATTTTATATCGAGGTCTTTCACTGCTTACTTTGATCTCCCACAAGGCATTTATCTCGGACCATCGGTCCTTACCTACTTCAACAATTTAATTGGCAACAGATAAATTGGCGAGGTTTGTTAGAATAAATTGGTCTTATGCGATTGACATACCATGTCCATGTCGAGCGGTGGCTGCCGTGCGCTGTACTTCTTCCATGTCTCATGGGgatttattgttattgttgcCAGCCGGGGGGACTTTTTTTGTATGTCAGAAGAGCACTGAGATCGAGTTTCCATGCAGAGTATGGAGTTCataggtagcttccgaagaaactgtagtgcgctgaactttccagttctaaattgcaaaagcggcaaatgtcaGTTAAAACGTTGCTAATTCTCTTTAAATGGTAAAGAGAGCGACAATACCCGGTGAGGAGTCTCGTGATTGTGCGCAGTTCACTACGCATTAAGTTTTTTTCAATTAATGctgggtttgggtagataaactgtttagcttgtctacagcctGACGCTTGGTACCAACAAAGTCgtatgctatttctagcttttcccaggtcagtaattcgcctaagcttccttcttcacatggcGATATAAAAGCAGCAAGCAcaacattgcctccatggctgtaGTTGATTTTGTGCACATGGTGCTGGTCACTGATAGACATTCCAAGCATGTCAGTGAACTCACATAACCTTCTGCAAGAGTGCGTCAACAACCAGTAACCAAAGCAAGGAGGAGAGAACTCCTTCTTGAGAACATCTTTTGATTGCTGAAATCGTGATTGACGCCTATATACCAATTAGGCTGCAATTTCCCTGCTTGACACCATTGCCTGAATCCAGTATTATCGGATGGTCAGTTCCTTCGTTAGAGAGCCGTGTTAATTGAAGCCAAGGATGTGTTGCCGAAAGCGCCTTTTTTGTCAAGAAAAGCACATAGTGTCATCTATTGGTATTGAAGCGAGTTTTCAATCAGTGTCACTAGGCAATGAAGTGCGGTTTACCGCGGAAATACCGCGTAGGTAAGCATGTTGATTGCTATGCAGAGAGGAGTATTTAAGAACTCATTGCGGATGTCAAAAGCGATATGCCTATAGTCTTATAAACTAGGTTCATTAGAAACATACCAGTTTTTGACCTTCTCAGCAATTGAAGTGCTGCATAGAGTGAAATCTAGGACCTCATCTCTGATAGCATAAACAAAAGTGGGAACGTTCCTTGCAATGCATACATTGACATTGTTAGCTGTTaagtattcaagtaggtactcactcCTGTTATTTACATCCGTGGTGCCCCACCAATACCGTGTGGTGGGCGTTGGCTTCGCAGTCGATCAGAAACGGCACGTTGATGTTCCTGTAGTAGCGCACGAGCGCAGCAACCTCGGGTGGCAGTATATCGTCCTTATCACCCGGGAAGTACCCGGACGCTACGATCAGGTCCTGATTCCCCGCTGTGGTTGTCACTTGCAGTTTAACAGCGACGACATCGCGTTGTATGAATTCTGTAATGggagaaaattttatttctttagttACCGAATTTGCAGTCCTCCGTTTTGACTGCGTATTACAGTAGATCAACTTACCGTAATTATCAAGACCTGGCTAaactggctggtaaacggctgaataatgcgtaccgtcagtgccttgtgcacgtgtaggcataaaatagacgcTACGGTGGTTCATAGTCTCTTATTCAGCCAcccctattcctacctcctcgtggtaccagccggggtacgagcaactttggtggagatcggttaaccaaccccggtggaagccaaggtcgtatgctgacagaaaaggagggctctttcgtgcttcgttggccctccggcgaaacaggggttggtgtagcaggctttgcaagccgtcaccacgaaaaatactaaagcacggaacgaagaacaaggaaatttttactggaacaatcggaatagacccacgcgacgaaaaaggactatggattggaaactcgggacgtggaactgccgatctctcaacttccaagggagcactcaagtgctctccgacgtattgaagagccgcaagttcgacgtcgtagcgctgcaggaggtgtgctggaagagctcaacggtacgtacgttcagagatggacataccatctaccagagctgcggcaacacacacgagctgggtacagcgttcatagtgatgggcgagatgcggaaacgggtgattgggtggtggccaattaatcctcgaatgtgcaggttgagaaccAAGGGCCGaatcttcaacataagcatcatcaacgtgcacagccctcacctcaaaagtaccgatgacgacaaagatgaattctacgcgcagttggagagtgaatacgaccgctgtccaaaacatgatatcaagatcgtcatcggggatttcaatgctcaggtcgaccaggaggaggaatacaaaccggtgattgaaaGGTTCAGCGCACatcagcggaccaatgaaatgggcctaagactcaTCGACTTTGCCggctccaagaacatggccgtaggtagtacctttttccagcacagaatccatcacaagtacacctgcaAGTgcccaaatcagacagaatcacagatcgaccacgttttgatcgacagtcggcacttctcagacattatagacgttgattcggaccactacctagtgatggttaagatgcgcccaagactctccgttgtgagcAACATTCGGtatcgacgccagcctcggttagatctggctgaagcagccagacgtcgccgcaaattacgcgcattcactcgaagctgcactgccggaagaggacgagctatacgaagcccctctcgaggactgttagaacactatcaaaacagtcatcagcagtgtagcggagagctccatcgggcatgtggcccggaatcagcggaacgattgggtTGACGataaatgtaggagggtgatggatgaggagaacgctgcgcgggcagCCAGGATGCGccgtgccacacgtcagaacgtggaaagacacaaaaagaagaagatgcagcgaacccAAATCTTTCCGgagaaaagcgctacctggaagagcaggaatatgcagcgttggagcggctgcatcgttcacaggaaacgcgaaagttctaccagaaactgaacggatcccgcaaaggctttgtgccgcgaaccgaaatgtgtcgggataagactggcagtattctgacggacgatcgtgaggtgaccgataggtggaagcagcacttagacgaacacctgaatggcgccctgGCGGAGAATCATAATGGTGGGGAAAGCAATTTCAagggtgcaacaaacggggaagaggtgccagccccaacgataggcaaaGTTAATgaagccatcatgcagctaaagaacaacaagtcagctggaaaagatggcatcgcacAGTGGTTGAATTTTGAATAAACGCgtacattagcaattgggtaaaaaatgtgtaatttttcaagggtggtgtcttcggagaagtttaataataaaacattgcgcatctttctgcactattacggtgaccgtgaattcacctattagggtgatacaaacttttgtttttttaaataatttcaaaaaatttttcttcaaaaagttgcaggcatactaaaataagcaattttgctgaatatatactatctatcttttaccggttgcgaaatataatgatgtgccaaaaaggagcacttaaaaatcaattatatatgtatgtatgtatgtatgggggtagccaccatcacctcaaggatttcccattgtatgcaagtagatttactgcagaatcgaatttatctacctagcaactttcatgccaatgctgttcgtgaaggaccaaaagagGCTgagtggatctataagcaacgtcgcttatatgattccactccttccagcatagacttccgatTTCTAGATACAtagcttcgccgtgcaaacttatcttgcgtgatgatttgtgtgctagaagggcgcgtcaaaatcctctccgaccttattcgacttgggctggttaccacatccctccagtcttcgattcattcgataccctgatgcaccttcccctttacgataatgatggtaaatggcaatgtaataaattatatgaagatatatggacaaaaatagaacaatctcaccagcagtcctttgaatggaatagagttgcattatttgagtttacatgagtgcttgcattattaattcaattttttcttctggtatccatgagcattgtttaaactttcttcggcccgagttttcactgtacagtaggaggtgcttgcttcatgagctaaaacgaaacaaataattaaaataactcatgttaagcttacctgctaacaaggtcgtgtggctcagccgtcacccaaacccgcagttttgagatcaggcagccgggaaccacctaTCATCCCACCGCCTAGCTTGGCtaatcaaaagagcattacCGAGTTAGGCCACGTGGAAACGCTAGGTAGGgacttgggatggctggagctatgttagacgcttcctcatttgccttcctc is part of the Sabethes cyaneus chromosome 2, idSabCyanKW18_F2, whole genome shotgun sequence genome and harbors:
- the LOC128734755 gene encoding zinc transporter ZIP11 — protein: MIQGYGPVTQALLGTLLTWGLTALGSAMVIFLRGNQRKSLDISLGFAAGVMVAASFWSLLAPAIELAESSNMYGSKGEFAFIPVAIGFLLGGIFVYGTDRVISFLGINSPTMMIALTHTNKDKADIAIDDQVSSLEHGRSSYAGVTPNPQDNSLSIGMDSFADCLNAQHESVSRKRRKGCDNLKEQSLYTNANQSQIDAQLSQWKRIMLLVVAITVHNIPEGLAVGVSFGAIGTTESATFEAARNLAIGIGIQNFPEGLAVSLPLHAAGFSLGKSFWYGQLSGMVEPIFGILGAIAVSIATIILPYALSFAAGAMIYIVADDILPEAHASGNGQLATWGTVAGFVVMMCLDVGLG